GATGCTTTATTCGATTCTTATGGTACTGATAGAACAAAAGTTTACGCTCCCAATTACCAAATTTTAGTATTCCCTGAAAATACTGAAGATGTGGCATCCATTGTAACATATGCCTATAAAAATGGAATTTCTATAGTTCCTTCTGGAGGAAGGACTGGTTATGCTGGAGGCGCTGTTGCTAAAAATGATGAAATTGTAATTTCATTAAACAAAATGAACCAAGTTTTAGATTTTGATCCTTTCCTTGGCACCTTACACATCCAAGCTGGTATGATCACAAAAAACTTACACAAAGAAGCAGAAGAAAGAGGTTTTTATTTCCCTGTTGATTTTGCAGCAACTGGATCAAGTCATATCGGTGGAAATATTGCTACCAATGCGGGAGGAGTCCGAGTGGTTCGTTATGGACTCATTCGAGACTGGGTTCTTGGTCTGACAGTTGTGAACGGTAAAGGAGAGGTGTTTCGATTTAATGGTGAAATATTAAAAAACAATACTGGTTATGATTTAAAACATTTATTTATAGGTTCAGAAGGAACTCTAGGGATCATCACAGAAGCAGTAGTAAAACTCACAAAACCACCAAAAGATATTAGGGTAATATTTTTAGCAGTCCCCGAATACAAAAACATATTAGAAATCTTTCGTGAAACACATAACTTTGATTTACCATTACTTGCCTTTGAATTTTTAACAGATTATTGTTTGGATAAAGTGAAAGAACATTTAGGTGTTCCAGATCCATTTTCAACACCTAGCAAATATTATGTGCTAATGGAATTTGAAGTGAGTGGAGATTCTGACGAAGAAAAACTATATTCTATATTAGAATCCATCACCGAAAAAGAATTGATCACAGATGGATCCATTGCACAAAACTCAAGACAAAACGAAACCTTCTGGAAATACAGAGAAGGGATTTCCGAATCTCTATCTCTTGCCTATACAGTGCATAAAAATGATATCTCACTACCACTCCGAAACATGGAGGCATTTTTAGGTGAGATGACAGCGCTCCTTACGAAAAAATACCAAGGATTTTCCATTGCTCTATTTGGTCATATTGGCGATGGAAATCTTCACTTGAACATTGTGAAACCCAAGGACCTAACAGATGCAGATTTTTTCGCACAATGCAAACAAGTAGACCCTGAAATGTTCCAACTCATCCAAAAATTCAAAGGGTCCATTTCTGCTGAACATGGAATTGGGTTACTAAAAAAAGACTACTTGGGATTTTCTCGTTCAACGAGCGAACTTGATACGATGCGGGCGATCAAATTGGCATTTGACCCAAAAGGGATTTTGAACCCAGGCAAAGTGCTCTCCTCCGAGACTCAGCATTAATTTTGTTATTTTTTTTGGTCGATCTGCTTAATCTGTAAGCATTGGCCAAAAAAATGCTAGATTTTAATCAGAGATCGTCTAAACTATAACTATGTTCAGGAAAATGTTTAAAAT
The Leptospira bouyouniensis DNA segment above includes these coding regions:
- a CDS encoding FAD-binding oxidoreductase yields the protein MDFTKTKTELGQLIGEKKVIQKKDGTMDDALFDSYGTDRTKVYAPNYQILVFPENTEDVASIVTYAYKNGISIVPSGGRTGYAGGAVAKNDEIVISLNKMNQVLDFDPFLGTLHIQAGMITKNLHKEAEERGFYFPVDFAATGSSHIGGNIATNAGGVRVVRYGLIRDWVLGLTVVNGKGEVFRFNGEILKNNTGYDLKHLFIGSEGTLGIITEAVVKLTKPPKDIRVIFLAVPEYKNILEIFRETHNFDLPLLAFEFLTDYCLDKVKEHLGVPDPFSTPSKYYVLMEFEVSGDSDEEKLYSILESITEKELITDGSIAQNSRQNETFWKYREGISESLSLAYTVHKNDISLPLRNMEAFLGEMTALLTKKYQGFSIALFGHIGDGNLHLNIVKPKDLTDADFFAQCKQVDPEMFQLIQKFKGSISAEHGIGLLKKDYLGFSRSTSELDTMRAIKLAFDPKGILNPGKVLSSETQH